Proteins from a single region of Eremothecium gossypii ATCC 10895 chromosome VI, complete sequence:
- the ITR1 gene encoding myo-inositol transporter ITR1 (Syntenic homolog of Saccharomyces cerevisiae YOL103W (ITR2) and YDR497C (ITR1)) has protein sequence MAQLKWGAGRADDGQDGREVDIEERWHGGAKPDSADGSRRIQIQAVNDEDDTSELITFNQDVSWFIVMLTFVASLSGFLFGYDTGYISSALQSVGTDLGHQLTYRDKEYITSATSLGALIAALGAGICADLFGRRKCIMFSNILFVVGTVLQVAAFNFWQMVVGRLVMGFGIGFGSLISPLFISEIAPKMIRGRLTVINSLWLTGGQLIAYACGAGFQHVKHGWRILVGISMLPAVLQFVSFIFLPDTPRFYVMKGRLEDAANVLERTYVGAERALIDRKIEELVLLNKTIPGRTVFHRVWNTIVAIHTVPANLRALIIACGLQGIQQFCGWNSLMYFSGDIFSLVGFKDPVAVSIVVAATNFIFTLVAFFAIDKIGRRIILLIGLPGMTTAMTVCAIAFHYIKTEVDGEKLKPVGESNAWGIVVVIFIIVYAAFYALGIGTVPWQQSELFPQPVRGVGTSFATATNWAGSMVIASTFLTMFKNITPTATFGFFAGISVISLVAVYLCYPELSGLELEEVQFVLKDGFNIKASKALAKKRKFQMAESRKQARELDLESLHKAKPSDEFTES, from the coding sequence ATGGCACAGCTAAAGTGgggcgcggggcgcgcAGACGACGGGCAAGACGGCCGGGAAGTGGATATTGAAGAGAGATGGCACGGGGGCGCCAAGCCGGACAGCGCGGACGGCAGCCGGCGCATCCAGATCCAGGCGGTCaacgacgaggacgacaCGTCGGAGCTCATCACGTTCAACCAGGACGTGTCGTGGTTCATCGTGATGTTGACTTTTGTGGCATCGCTCTCTGGGTTTTTGTTCGGGTACGACACCGGGTACATCTCCAGTGCGTTGCAGTCTGTGGGCACAGACCTCGGCCACCAGCTCACGTACCGGGACAAGGAGTACATCACGTCGGCGACGTCGCTCGGCGCGCTCATCGCAGCGTTGGGTGCGGGCATCTGTGCGGACCTGTTCGGCAGGCGAAAGTGCATCATGTTCTCCAACATCCTCTTTGTGGTTGGTACCGTCCTCCAGGTGGCGGCGTTCAACTTCTGGCAGATGGTGGTTGGCCGGCTAGTCATGGGCTTTGGTATTGGCTTCGGCTCGCTCATCTCGCCTTTGTTCATCAGCGAGATTGCGCCCAAGATGATTCGTGGGCGCCTCACGGTGATCAACTCGCTTTGGTTGACTGGCGGGCAGCTTATCGCATACGCATGCGGAGCAGGCTTTCAGCATGTGAAGCATGGTTGGCGGATACTTGTTGGCATCTCGATGTTGCCCGCGGTGCTGCAGTTCGTTTCCTTCATCTTTTTGCCCGACACCCCGCGGTTCTACGTCATGAAAGGCAGGCTGGAGGATGCAGCAAATGTGCTAGAACGCACTTACGTAGGTGCTGAGCGTGCCTTGATTGACCGCAAGATAGAGGAGTTGGTGCTGCTAAACAAGACGATCCCAGGGCGCACGGTTTTCCACAGAGTCTGGAACACGATTGTTGCTATCCACACGGTGCCCGCCAACCTCCGCGCGCTCATTATTGCCTGTGGTTTGCAGGGCATCCAGCAGTTCTGTGGTTGGAACTCGTTGATGTACTTTTCGGGCGATATATTCAGTCTGGTGGGGTTCAAGGACCCCGTCGCCGTATCGATTGTGGTCGCAGCCACAAACTTCATCTTTACGTTGGTCGCATTCTTTGCCATCGACAAAATCGGCCGCCGCATCATACTTTTGATCGGGCTACCCGGCATGACGACTGCCATGACTGTTTGCGCCATAGCATTCCACTACATCAAAACCGAGGTGGACGGCGAAAAGTTGAAGCCAGTGGGTGAGAGCAACGCTTGGGGTATTGTGGTGGTCATCTTCATCATTGTCTATGCCGCCTTCTACGCGCTGGGCATCGGAACCGTGCCCTGGCAGCAGTCGGAGTTGTTCCCCCAGCCCGTCCGTGGCGTAGGCACCTCTTTCGCCACCGCCACAAACTGGGCTGGCTCGATGGTCATCGCATCTACGTTCCTAACGATGTTCAAGAATATCACGCCGACAGCTACATTTGGCTTCTTTGCCGGCATCTCGGTCATCTCCTTGGTTGCTGTCTATCTCTGCTATCCAGAATTGTCCGGTCTCGAACTCGAGGAGGTCCAATTCGTATTGAAGGATGGCTTCAACATTAAGGCCTCGAAAGCATTAGCTAAGAAACGCAAATTCCAGATGGCCGAGTCGCGTAAACAAGCCAGAGAGCTCGACCTTGAGTCCCTCCACAAAGCCAAGCCATCCGACGAGTTTACCGAGTCGTGA
- the HCH1 gene encoding Hch1p (Syntenic homolog of Saccharomyces cerevisiae YNL281W (HCH1)) yields the protein MVVLNPNNWHWVDKNTLPWTKEYMNGAFDNWAIESGDNKYVVKSVSSVAGDSNVSQRKGKVICYFDLQLEFDVSVAAAAGDGEEICHGTVSIPEFIHDESDFEIRYSGFEEHEADVRRCFAPKLVAELLKYQSALVAEHSKDVQNGQ from the coding sequence ATGGTGGTGCTAAATCCTAACAACTGGCATTGGGTGGACAAGAACACGCTGCCATGGACTAAAGAGTACATGAACGGCGCATTTGACAATTGGGCCATCGAGTCTGGGGATAACAAGTACGTGGTCAAGTCTGTGTCCTCCGTGGCTGGAGATTCGAACGTTTCGCAGCGGAAGGGCAAGGTGATATGCTACTTTGACTTGCAGCTGGAGTTCGATGTGTCGgtcgcagcagcagccggtGATGGAGAAGAGATCTGTCATGGAACAGTGAGCATTCCTGAGTTCATACACGACGAGTCTGACTTTGAAATTCGGTACAGCGGCTTTGAGGAGCACGAGGCGGACGTAAGGCGGTGTTTTGCTCCGAAGCTTGTGGCTGAGTTGCTGAAGTACCAGTCTGCGTTAGTGGCGGAGCATTCCAAGGATGTCCAGAATGGGCAGTAG
- the POP3 gene encoding Pop3p (Syntenic homolog of Saccharomyces cerevisiae YNL282W (POP3)), producing MESVRAVEKRVAKKKQVYKPILDNPYTNEAELWPHVREQSVVVELLLNAVLRPLRHARELGGAPPFEVHTGYNDVMERLGCAESGTALLFVCTRDGTPAVLLSQVPLAAHVSALDVAVVQLPCGTLARFDEHLPGTPHDGMLLVPETAAVDPAFVQKVRASVERRAIPWLEPLRYKKAPVKLLRTVMPLRSTK from the coding sequence ATGGAGTCCGTCAGAGCAGTCGAGAAGCGAGTcgcgaagaagaagcaggTGTACAAGCCGATCCTCGATAATCCGTACACCAACGAGGCGGAGCTGTGGCCGCATGTCAGAGAGCAGAGCGTTGTTGTGGAGCTGTTGTTGAACGCCGTGCTACGGCCGCTGCGGCACGCCCGCGAGCTCGGTGGAGCGCCTCCGTTCGAGGTGCACACCGGCTACAACGACGTGATGGAGCGCCTGGGCTGCGCCGAGAGTGGTACTGCGCTGCTCTTTGTGTGCACTCGAGACGGCACGCCCGCCGTGCTCCTGTCCCAGGTACCACTTGCGGCGCATGTCTCGGCGCTGGACGTGGCTGTGGTGCAGCTGCCCTGCGGCACGCTGGCGCGCTTTGACGAGCATCTCCCTGGCACGCCGCACGACGGCATGTTGCTGGTCCCGGAGACTGCGGCCGTGGACCCCGCGTTCGTGCAGAAGGTCAGGGCAAGCGTGGAGCGAAGAGCAATACCCTGGCTGGAACCGCTGCGCTACAAGAAGGCCCCTGTAAAACTGCTACGGACGGTGATGCCGCTGCGCAGCACCAAGTAG
- the ERG24 gene encoding delta(14)-sterol reductase (Syntenic homolog of Saccharomyces cerevisiae YNL280C (ERG24)) — protein sequence MSEAPLNPRTRSYEFYGVPGVLAISVGLPVLTIVLNQLIRADYYIVGPFSNFHWEQVWNHLKPFSHYLYNSELWTYYMAWLFVLAFLDVTLPGRKMRGVVLRDGSQLQYKINGIAMVSALVLILCVRWNVTRGDMPELQYIYEHHTDICIITVLFSVVLATLTYICSFLPQLRRNKRGTKERILALGGNTGNPIYDWFIGRELNPRLGALDVKLFCELRPGMLLWLLINLSCLHQHYINTGQLNDALLLVNILQGFYILDGVLNEEGLLTMMDITTDGFGFMLAFGDLALVPFTYSLQARYLSVSPIELGRNRIAAICAVMLIGYWIFHSSNTQKSNFRQGKLPHLKSIQTTRGTKLLCDSWWAMSQHINYFGDWLISLSWCLCTGFQTPLTYYYSLYFAALLLHRQTRDEEKCRQKYGDSWKEYESQVPYKIIPYLY from the coding sequence ATGAGCGAAGCGCCTCTCAATCCGCGCACCAGGTCGTATGAATTTTATGGCGTTCCAGGGGTATTGGCCATCTCGGTCGGCCTACCGGTTCTGACAATTGTTCTCAACCAGCTGATCAGGGCAGACTACTACATAGTCGGGCCGTTCTCGAACTTCCACTGGGAGCAAGTATGGAACCATCTGAAGCCTTTCTCGCACTATTTGTATAACAGCGAGCTGTGGACCTACTATATGGCATGGCTGTTCGTACTGGCGTTTCTGGATGTGACGCTGCCTGGTCGCAAAATGCGCGGTGTTGTTCTTCGGGACGGGTCGCAGCTGCAATACAAGATCAATGGGATAGCTATGGTATCCGCTCTAGTCCTGATCCTGTGCGTGAGGTGGAATGTAACGCGTGGCGACATGCCTGAGTTACAGTATATTTACGAGCACCACACCGACATCTGCATCATCACCGTGCTTTTTTCGGTTGTGCTGGCGACCCTCACCTACATCTGCAGCTTTCTACCGCAACTGCGCCGGAACAAGCGTGGGACGAAGGAACGGATCCTTGCGCTAGGTGGCAATACGGGAAATCCGATATACGACTGGTTCATCGGCCGCGAGCTCAACCCAAGGCTGGGGGCGCTCGATGTTAAATTGTTCTGCGAACTTCGTCCCGGAATGCTACTGTGGCTTCTGATTAATCTTTCCTGCTTACACCAGCACTATATCAATACTGGCCAACTCAACGATGCATTGCTGCTAGTGAATATTCTGCAGGGATTTTACATATTAGATGGCGTACTCAACGAAGAGGGTCTACTGACAATGATGGATATCACTACCGATGGCTTCGGCTTCATGCTCGCGTTTGGCGATTTAGCGCTTGTTCCCTTCACCTATTCTCTACAGGCTCGCTATTTGTCCGTTTCACCGATCGAGCTCGGGCGCAATCGGATCGCGGCTATCTGCGCGGTCATGCTTATCGGCTACTGGATCTTCCACTCTTCGAACACCCAAAAGTCGAACTTCAGACAGGGCAAGCTGCCTCACCTGAAAAGCATCCAGACTACCCGTGGAACCAAACTTTTGTGTGATTCATGGTGGGCCATGTCCCAGCATATCAATTACTTTGGTGATTGGCTCATCTCTCTCAGCTGGTGCCTATGCACAGGTTTCCAAACACCTCTGACATACTATTACTCGCTCTACTTTGCTGCCCTTTTGCTACACCGGCAAACCAGAGATGAGGAGAAGTGCAGACAAAAGTATGGTGATAGCTGGAAAGAGTACGAGTCACAGGTGCCATACAAAATCATACCCTATCTGTACTGA
- a CDS encoding AFR350Wp (NOHBY638; No homolog in Saccharomyces cerevisiae): protein MRLTAILWLVPIVTSIIAFPAKQSNTATDAMINDAVWDEMIRWQSVWLASEDFHSMGIDNELLSQVNGFLRFSESFLKKAYKEKQLEPLHLFNTKDKIRYKFKNNVNRWTEKLLDLMAIRRSIGEQERDKTLNAHGLIDDLHKLRSIVASYIEQSNEVPVVTLLRIVGANIEHQLAELQKALEDLEENGEEQGPGLHSLALQSEGVVRIAELLIETVDEIKATSVDAFLQKNIGDVDTYLGALNDVKYMDSMAIIGEVQKSQDALDDYSLNEFFLRNVRHLHKFKKVFGWFNNTTIVPTDFYAKHSNRRMALLTVKLISYLAYQTIGGTMYCLLELAVPKSNSAWDNCGNFHSAQLRKEWILLSLILTRITSNPLKHHRTGSV from the coding sequence ATGAGATTAACTGCTATACTATGGCTAGTCCCTATCGTGACCAGCATTATAGCGTTCCCTGCAAAACAATCAAATACTGCGACCGATGCCATGATTAATGATGCAGTTTGGGATGAAATGATACGCTGGCAGTCTGTATGGCTTGCAAGTGAGGACTTCCATTCAATGGGAATCGACAACGAACTATTATCCCAGGTGAACGGCTTTCTTCGGTTCTCCGAATCGTTCCTCAAGAAGGCGTACAAAGAAAAACAATTAGAACCACTACACTTGTTTAATACAAAGGATAAGATTAGATATAAGTTTAAAAATAATGTCAACAGGTGGACCGAAAAGTTGCTTGATTTGATGGCGATCAGACGTAGCATAGGAGAACAAGAGAGAGACAAGACTTTAAACGCGCATGGTCTAATTGACGACCTTCATAAACTTCGGAGTATTGTCGCATCATACATTGAACAAAGTAATGAAGTTCCGGTAGTTACTCTTCTCAGAATAGTAGGTGCCAACATCGAACATCAATTGGCGGAACTTCAAAAGGCGCTAGAGGATTTAGAAGAAAATGGCGAAGAGCAAGGTCCGGGCTTGCACAGTCTAGCTCTCCAATCTGAGGGCGTGGTTCGCATAGCCGAGCTGTTGATTGAGACTGTGGATGAAATTAAAGCCACGAGTGTGGATGCCTTCCTTCAAAAGAACATCGGGGATGTCGACACTTACCTAGGCGCACTCAATGACGTCAAATATATGGACTCCATGGCCATCATCGGAGAAGTACAGAAAAGCCAAGATGCACTCGACGACTACTCGCTAAATGAGTTTTTTTTAAGGAACGTTAGACATCTCCATAAGTTCAAGAAGGTCTTTGGCTGGTTTAACAACACCACCATCGTGCCGACCGATTTTTACGCCAAACACAGCAATAGACGCATGGCGCTTCTAACTGTGAAACTAATTAGCTACCTTGCTTATCAGACAATTGGTGGCACCATGTACTGTCTTCTAGAATTGGCTGTCCCGAAGTCAAACTCTGCATGGGATAACTGTGGCAATTTCCACTCTGCCCAACTAAGGAAAGAGTGGATCTTGCTCTCACTTATTTTGACGCGTATCACGTCCAACCCCCTCAAGCACCACCGCACTGGCAGCGTCTAG
- the NDJ1 gene encoding Ndj1p (Syntenic homolog of Saccharomyces cerevisiae YOL104C (NDJ1)): MRNHGEESENTMVPDAEDCVRLVKACRIPLVPVSRPAAEQQIPPADFVATISTPIARESSDYTLLSWLLNDSSEVTLTTAFDTCADPFRLFKRGRARYRELFSFQHAAADSNTTLSGELTKVSVFPRVVQQTGLDRFDMGHLCGQYMKQFVKVMHRYSQAGDPGQNRPRYLQTNLSKLVQSYTRDVVHDIVHKWVLWTARMAPGAPRPKESQIIDSLLSHYWQRYMVLGNNSFEEFVEVIDSTTAAVSVGIREADDSGIIYGIWIDGQNGILLLCNGLVSQRGSCLSPTLGATLEANYFDTVRKLMFFLNCSIMECCNRHLEKRGSSKS, encoded by the coding sequence ATGCGGAATCACGGCGAGGAGTCTGAGAATACCATGGTCCCCGATGCGGAGGACTGTGTTCGGCTTGTGAAGGCGTGCCGAATACCGCTGGTACCGGTTAGCCGCCCAGCTGCCGAACAGCAGATTCCGCCTGCGGACTTCGTCGCGACGATATCGACGCCGATTGCGCGCGAGAGCTCAGATTACACGCTGCTTTCGTGGCTGTTGAACGACAGCTCGGAAGTGACGCTGACGACGGCGTTCGATACCTGCGCGGACCCGTTTCGCCTGTTTaagcgcgggcgcgcgcgctaCCGGGAGCTGTTTAGCTTTCAGCACGCGGCAGCGGACTCCAACACCACGCTGTCCGGCGAGCTAACGAAAGTCTCTGTTTTCCCGCGGGTGGTGCAGCAGACTGGGCTGGACCGGTTTGACATGGGCCACCTGTGCGGGCAGTACATGAAGCAATTCGTCAAGGTGATGCACCGGTACAGCCAGGCAGGCGACCCGGGTCAGAACCGGCCCCGCTATCTACAGACGAACCTGAGCAAGCTGGTGCAGAGCTACACGCGCGACGTGGTGCACGACATTGTGCACAAGTGGGTGCTGTGGACGGCGCGCATGGCGCCCGGAGCGCCCAGGCCGAAGGAGAGCCAGATCATTGACTCGTTGCTGTCGCACTACTGGCAGCGATACATGGTTCTGGGCAACAACTCGTTTGAGGAATTCGTCGAAGTGATCGACTCGACTACCGCTGCGGTGTCGGTGGGCATCCGCGAGGCTGACGACTCGGGGATTATCTATGGGATCTGGATCGACGGTCAGAACGGGATTCTGCTGCTCTGCAACGGCCTTGTCTCGCAGCGGGGGTCCTGCCTGTCGCCGACGTTGGGCGCGACGCTGGAGGCAAACTACTTCGATACGGTGCGCAAGCTAATGTTCTTCCTCAATTGTTCGATCATGGAGTGCTGCAACCGCCATCTAGAGAAACGCGGGAGCTCGAAAAGCTAA
- the PUF6 gene encoding pumilio-family RNA binding domain-containing protein (Syntenic homolog of Saccharomyces cerevisiae YDR496C (PUF6)) → MAPVIKRPNKRQAKQPAAKKARVAVHSSDEEYPSSDDEAMEDVAAQAESEESDALDDSDSEEEEIKQKDGEEAAGSASDGEGEKQAGGEGSQHAGQRKLLKERKMQRKSGAQVQHIKALWEKLRVKQPPMPREVREKLSNEVWELSKDCIADLVLKHDASRVVQTLVKYSSKERRNQIVESLKGKFYVLATSSYGKYLLVKLLHYGSRESRQLIIDELHGKLRKLMRHREGAYVVEDLYVLYASQEQKQQMIREFWGAEYAVFRDAHKNLTLKEVCEASVEKRNIIARNLIGTITASVEKGSTGFQILHAAMGEYIKICNEKEISEFIELVHEHFAELVHTPEGAEVACVLIARASAKERKAIIKNLKDHAENLLKNQHGNQVFVTLLMTVDDTVLTFKAFAPAIKDKLKELVVDKWARRPFLYILLGLHGKYFSPLVKKDVERYVALSATTSKKPAEQRKLELLKKFGPLLISCVGDDYAEIMKDNMGCQFIEELLLNDTLYENLSSEETLKFQELVDAIATSFKGDISEEEHPISRPYSARLLKAMIQGGKWNSAQKKLEPLSKVQGLGTTFAAKFYQDIIDSSNLLEWIQTPNSSFTIVALYETLVQRPEGKQFVKDLKAISKDIPKDDEGNKGAKLLSKLLSEKK, encoded by the coding sequence ATGGCGCCTGTTATTAAACGACCAAACAAGCGGCAGGCAAAGCAGCCGGCCGCCAAGAAAGCGCGGGTTGCTGTTCATTCTAGCGATGAGGAATATCCATCTAGTGATGATGAGGCCATGGAGGACGTAGCGGCGCAGGCGGAGTCCGAGGAATCGGATGCGCTGGACGATTCGGACTCTGAAGAGGAGGAAATCAAGCAGAAAGATGGCGAAGAGGCCGCGGGCTCTGCCTCGGATGGCGAGGGCGAAAAGCaggccggcggcgagggCAGTCAGCACGCCGGGCAGCGAAAGTTACTGAAGGAGCGGAAGATGCAGCGGAAGTCGGGGGCCCAAGTGCAGCATATCAAGGCGCTGTGGGAAAAGCTTCGGGTCAAGCAGCCGCCGATGCCGCGGGAGGTGCGGGAGAAGTTGTCGAATGAGGTCTGGGAACTCTCAAAGGACTGCATCGCGGACCTTGTCCTCAAGCATGATGCGTCGCGGGTCGTGCAGACTCTTGTCAAGTACTCGTCGAAGGAACGCCGGAACCAGATCGTCGAATCGCTCAAGGGCAAGTTTTACGTGTTGGCGACGTCGTCGTATGGGAAATACCTATTGGTCAAACTTCTGCATTACGGGTCTAGGGAGTCGAGGCAACTTATTATCGATGAGTTGCATGGCAAATTGAGAAAGCTGATGAGGCATCGGGAGGGCGCGTACGTGGTCGAAGATCTCTACGTTCTGTACGCTTCCCAGGAGCAGAAGCAGCAGATGATCAGGGAGTTCTGGGGCGCCGAATATGCTGTTTTCAGAGACGCGCATAAGAACCTGACCCTCAAGGAAGTTTGTGAGGCGAGTGTTGAGAAGAGAAACATCATTGCTCGGAATTTGATTGGCACGATCACGGCATCTGTAGAGAAGGGCTCGACAGGTTTCCAGATCTTGCACGCTGCCATGGGCGAGTACATCAAAATATGCAACGAAAAGGAGATTTCAGAGTTCATTGAACTTGTCCACGAGCATTTTGCGGAGCTGGTTCATACCCCTGAGGGTGCTGAGGTTGCCTGTGTCCTTATTGCACGCGCCAGTGCTAAGGAGAGAAAGGCGATCATCAAGAACCTCAAAGACCACGCTGAAAACTTATTGAAGAACCAGCACGGTAACCAGGTATTCGTCACACTTTTGATGACAGTGGACGACACCGTCCTTACTTTCAAGGCATTTGCACCAGCTATCAAGGACAAGCTTAAAGAGCTGGTAGTTGACAAGTGGGCCAGAAGACCATTCCTGTATATcctactgggtttgcacGGCAAGTACTTCTCTCCACTGGTCAAGAAAGACGTTGAAAGATATGTCGCACTATCTGCTACTACTTCTAAGAAGCCTGCGGAGCAAAGAAAACTCGAATTACTAAAGAAGTTCGGACCTCTACTTATCAGCTGTGTTGGGGACGACTACGCTGAGATTATGAAGGATAACATGGGCTGTCAATTTATTGAAGAGCTGTTGTTGAATGATACTCTTTACGAAAACCTTTCCTCTGAGGAAACGCTTAAGTTCCAGGAACTGGTCGATGCGATTGCTACCTCATTCAAGGGCGATATCTCTGAGGAGGAACACCCGATTAGTAGGCCTTATTCTGCAAGACTATTGAAGGCGATGATCCAGGGCGGTAAGTGGAACAGCGCGCAGAAGAAACTAGAGCCTCTAAGCAAGGTTCAAGGCTTGGGCACAACTTTTGCCGCAAAATTTTACCAGGACATAATTGACTCCAGTAATCTACTCGAATGGATACAGACCCCCAACAGCTCGTTCACTATTGTTGCGCTGTACGAGACGCTTGTCCAACGCCCTGAAGGCAAGCAGTTTGTAAAGGACCTAAAGGCTATCTCGAAGGATATCCCAAAAGATGATGAAGGTAACAAAGGCGCCAAACTACTATCGAAGCTGCTTTCAGAGAAGAAGTAG
- the WSC2 gene encoding Wsc2p (Syntenic homolog of Saccharomyces cerevisiae YNL283C (WSC2) and YOL105C (WSC3)), with protein MGPGQLWKLALLAQLVARGLAQVNFEFSTESFSYYGCYEVAALKGSLRYDGQSIFNTKDLCIKNCEKGALAVVKEKECYCGDSASVLSGLTAAGEDKCTSKCPILGATCGGPSAYSVYVNDKHQKDISDEPKSPSSTTAQTSSEAAHTSSSTKTTTSSTAAPTTLASTQPSTTSTSTSSTSSQTTTVAPATTENTPTTSVTQPPNPQTTVSYSVTTRVSEGSTIISTAEPVTRTITGSAPSSTSSAPEHSTSDAPKKNSKSLSGGAIAGIVLGSLALVAIFIALAVFIMVNRDRDDVSSEPDLEEKRFHQPYSFGDQDPLPLNYTDPSSTSNSRHQTRSTSEQSAHHALFADQAPVAHYQEAGLGRPRLSNSSLPDVTANRPLRIANPDKD; from the coding sequence ATGGGACCAGGTCAGCTATGGAAGCTAGCGCTGCTTGCACAGCTGGTCGCGAGGGGCCTGGCGCAGGTCAACTTCGAGTTCAGCACTGAGTCGTTCTCATACTACGGGTGCTACGAGGTCGCAGCACTGAAAGGCTCGTTAAGATACGACGGCCAATCCATCTTTAATACCAAGGACTTGTGCATCAAGAACTGCGAGAAAGGAGCGCTTGCGGTCGTGAAGGAAAAAGAATGCTACTGTGGGGATAGCGCTAGTGTCCTCAGTGGTCTGACGGCTGCAGGGGAAGATAAGTGCACGAGTAAATGTCCTATTCTTGGCGCAACCTGCGGCGGGCCGAGCGCGTACTCTGTCTACGTCAACGACAAACACCAGAAGGATATCTCGGATGAGCCTAAGTCTCCTTCATCCACTACCGCGCAGACGTCTTCGGAAGCTGCGCATACATCCAGCTCTACTAAGACGACGACCTCATCGACTGCCGCTCCGACAACATTGGCCAGCACTCAGCCCTCGACCACTTCGACTTCGACTTCCAGCACATCTTCGCAGACGACAACGGTCGCACCAGCGACGACAGAAAATACCCCGACAACGTCGGTGACTCAGCCGCCAAATCCACAAACAACCGTTTCTTACTCAGTTACTACAAGAGTTTCAGAAGGGTCAACTATTATCAGTACAGCAGAACCTGTCACTCGAACGATAACGGGATCTGCCCCTTCTAGCACAAGTTCTGCCCCAGAACACTCGACTTCTGATGCGCCGAAAAAGAACAGCAAGTCGCTATCGGGCGGCGCAATTGCCGGAATTGTGCTTGGCTCGCTTGCACTAGTGGCCATTTTCATAGCCCTCGCCGTTTTCATCATGGTCAACCGTGATCGGGATGATGTATCCAGCGAGCCCGACTTGGAGGAGAAGCGATTCCATCAGCCATATTCGTTCGGAGACCAGGACCCGCTGCCGCTGAATTATACTGATCCTTCCTCGACTTCAAACTCAAGACACCAAACAAGATCGACGTCGGAACAATCGGCGCACCATGCGCTTTTCGCAGACCAAGCTCCTGTGGCGCATTACCAAGAAGCCGGCTTGGGACGTCCAAGATTGAGCAATAGTTCGCTCCCCGATGTTACCGCGAATAGACCATTACGGATTGCCAATCCTGATAAAGACTAA
- the SEC20 gene encoding Sec20p (Syntenic homolog of Saccharomyces cerevisiae YDR498C (SEC20)), which translates to MPYATQLALLQDELLDMLEPRDGEGLRTADIIDKTLRFRELLGCYRLQVEKSTRQLELPRQVRTAAALRGAHAPASQAPALAQLLLWERFLADYRRRLDAAIVHEHEATAARQLQARPTAARAPRAPMTAKDRLLATNKAITSNLIRSNHVLQSSVLQSELNMDELAQQTASLAGLGRRFDQLGLVLHRSAAIVRSIEASSGKEKQRVYLALSFLGACIAWVVWRRLLRGPLRLLLWLWFHTFRRALGLLGLLPRSAPTAAPALHAALPPPPTSSAALAHAVDSAFTRIMDEL; encoded by the coding sequence ATGCCCTACGCCACGCAACTAGCACTACTACAGGATGAGCTTCTAGACATGCTCGAGCCGCGCGACGGGGAAGGGCTACGTACGGCGGACATCATCGACAAGACGCTCCGGTTCCGGGAGCTGCTGGGGTGCTACCGGCTGCAGGTGGAGAAGAGTACGCGGCAGCTCGAGCTGCCGCGCCAGGTGCGTACGGCGGCCGCGCTACGCGGGGCACACGCACCAGCCTCGCAGGCACccgcgctcgcgcagctgctgctctgGGAGCGCTTCCTGGCGGACTACCGGCGGCGCCTAGACGCGGCCATCGTGCACGAACACGAGGCGACGGCCGCGCGCCAACTGCAGGCGCGGCCCaccgcagcgcgcgcgccgcgcgcgcctATGACGGCCAAGGACCGTCTGCTGGCAACCAACAAGGCCATCACGTCGAACCTGATCCGGTCAAATCACGTGCTGCAGAGCTCCGTGCTGCAGAGCGAGCTCAACAtggacgagctggcgcagcagaCCGCTTCGCTCGCCGGTCTGGGCCGCCGCTTCGACCAGCTGGGTCTCGTGCTGCACCGTTCGGCCGCCATCGTGCGCAGCATCGAGGCCTCGTCCGGCAAGGAAAAGCAGCGCGTCTACCTGGCGCTCTCCTTTCTTGGCGCGTGCATCGCCTGGGTCGTATggcgccgcctgctgcggggcccgctgcgcctgctgctctGGCTGTGGTTCCACACCTTCCGCCGCGCGTTAGGGCTATTGGGTCTACTTCCGCGCTCGGCGCCGACCGCTGCACCCGCCCTCCACGCTGCGCTACCGCCCCCCCCTACCTCCTCTGCCGCGCTCGCGCACGCGGTAGACAGCGCGTTCACTCGAATCATGGACGAGCTTTGA